In the Flavobacterium sp. J372 genome, one interval contains:
- the nusG gene encoding transcription termination/antitermination protein NusG, giving the protein MTDNNVKKWYVVRAVSGQENKVKNYIETEINRLGMADYISQVLVPTEKVVQVRDGKKISKDRVYFPGYVMIEANLTGEIPHIIKSITGVIGFLGETKGGDAVPLRMSEVNRMLGKVDELSVKADSVAIPFTAGETIKVIDGPFNGFNGTVEKVNEEKRKLEVMVKIFGRKTPLELSFMQVEKV; this is encoded by the coding sequence ATGACTGATAACAATGTCAAAAAGTGGTATGTGGTTAGGGCTGTGAGCGGTCAGGAAAACAAAGTAAAGAACTACATAGAGACAGAAATAAACAGGCTGGGTATGGCTGATTATATTTCTCAGGTGCTTGTACCGACTGAAAAAGTTGTGCAGGTGCGTGACGGAAAGAAAATCAGCAAAGACAGGGTTTACTTTCCCGGCTATGTAATGATAGAAGCTAACCTTACCGGCGAAATACCGCATATCATCAAGTCTATTACAGGCGTAATAGGTTTCCTTGGTGAGACAAAAGGCGGCGATGCTGTGCCTTTGCGTATGAGCGAGGTAAACAGGATGCTTGGTAAAGTAGATGAGCTTTCAGTAAAAGCTGACAGTGTTGCTATACCATTTACAGCTGGTGAGACAATAAAGGTTATTGACGGGCCTTTCAACGGCTTTAACGGCACGGTTGAAAAAGTCAATGAAGAAAAGCGTAAGCTTGAAGTGATGGTGAAGATCTTCGGAAGGAAGACCCCGCTTGAACTGAGCTTTATGCAGGTTGAAAAAGTATAA
- the secE gene encoding preprotein translocase subunit SecE, translating into MKVTNYISEAFSELKTNVTWPEWAEVQRLAVIVAVFSIVFALLTFGIDRGFEVLVANIYSALKN; encoded by the coding sequence ATGAAAGTAACCAACTATATATCTGAGGCGTTTTCTGAACTGAAAACAAATGTTACCTGGCCTGAGTGGGCAGAGGTGCAGCGCCTTGCTGTTATTGTGGCTGTGTTTTCAATAGTGTTTGCCCTTCTTACTTTCGGTATAGACCGTGGTTTTGAAGTTTTGGTTGCAAATATTTACAGTGCTTTAAAAAACTAA
- the rplA gene encoding 50S ribosomal protein L1, which yields MAKLTKKQKEAASKIEKNKLYSLKDASALIKTVASAKFDESVDIAVRLGVDPRKANQMVRGVVTLPHGTGKDVRVLALVTPDKEAEAKAAGADHVGLDDYLQKIKDGWTDVDVIITMPAVMGKLGPLGRILGPRGLMPNPKTGTVTMEVGKAVGEVKAGKIDFKVDKTGIVHAGIGKVSFEADKITENAHEIIQTLIKLKPTAAKGTYIKSIHISSTMSPAIALDPKAV from the coding sequence ATGGCAAAATTGACAAAAAAACAGAAAGAGGCTGCTTCAAAAATTGAGAAGAACAAGCTGTATTCTCTGAAAGATGCTTCTGCATTGATCAAGACAGTTGCTTCTGCAAAATTTGATGAGTCGGTTGATATCGCTGTACGTCTTGGTGTTGACCCAAGAAAAGCGAATCAGATGGTAAGGGGCGTTGTAACGCTTCCTCACGGTACAGGTAAAGATGTAAGGGTTCTTGCCCTTGTAACACCTGATAAAGAAGCTGAAGCTAAAGCTGCAGGTGCAGATCACGTAGGTTTAGATGATTATCTTCAGAAAATAAAAGACGGCTGGACAGATGTTGATGTTATCATCACTATGCCTGCTGTAATGGGTAAACTAGGTCCTCTTGGCCGTATCCTTGGCCCTCGCGGCCTTATGCCAAACCCTAAGACAGGTACTGTTACTATGGAAGTAGGTAAGGCTGTAGGTGAAGTGAAAGCCGGTAAGATCGACTTTAAAGTTGATAAGACAGGTATCGTTCATGCAGGTATAGGCAAGGTTTCTTTCGAGGCTGACAAGATCACTGAAAATGCCCACGAAATCATTCAAACATTAATTAAATTAAAACCAACTGCAGCTAAAGGTACATATATTAAGAGTATCCACATCTCTTCTACTATGAGCCCTGCTATTGCTTTAGACCCTAAGGCGGTATAA
- a CDS encoding helix-hairpin-helix domain-containing protein, translated as MEQIDEFTEFSPEALSGLKQRFMIGANPDVTKINVNTASLNQLAYFPYFNRNIAKGIITRRSMKGKISNIEELLDINDFPFDKVKIIALYLEF; from the coding sequence ATGGAGCAGATAGATGAATTCACTGAGTTTTCTCCTGAAGCACTATCAGGTTTAAAACAAAGGTTTATGATTGGCGCTAATCCTGATGTTACCAAAATAAATGTAAATACCGCTTCACTAAACCAACTGGCATACTTTCCGTATTTTAACCGCAATATTGCAAAAGGGATAATTACCAGGCGTAGCATGAAAGGAAAAATATCAAATATTGAAGAATTGTTAGATATAAATGATTTTCCTTTTGATAAAGTGAAAATAATTGCTTTATATTTGGAATTCTAA
- the hpf gene encoding ribosome hibernation-promoting factor, HPF/YfiA family, whose product MKVNVHAVNFTVDRKLVGYVQERLNKLEKYYDKVVYSDVFFKLDNNNAKENKIAEIKINVPGDEFIVKKQCKTFEEAVELCADSMERLLMKRKQKVRAVS is encoded by the coding sequence ATGAAGGTAAATGTTCATGCGGTCAACTTTACTGTTGACAGGAAACTTGTTGGCTATGTTCAGGAAAGGCTGAATAAACTGGAGAAGTATTATGACAAGGTTGTTTATTCGGACGTATTCTTTAAGCTTGACAATAACAATGCGAAGGAGAATAAGATTGCCGAAATAAAAATAAACGTCCCGGGTGATGAATTTATAGTCAAAAAGCAATGCAAAACATTTGAAGAGGCAGTTGAATTGTGTGCCGACTCAATGGAACGTTTACTCATGAAGAGAAAGCAAAAGGTAAGGGCTGTGTCCTGA
- the rplJ gene encoding 50S ribosomal protein L10, whose product MTKEEKSRVIEDLTAQLAGTNVVYVADISGLDAQNTSDLRRACFKAGIKLEVVKNTLLEKAMESLDNNYGELPSILKGSTSIMIAENGNAPAKIIKEFRKRSDRPVLKGAYIHEAVFIGDNQLDALVALKSKDEVIGEIIGLLQSPAKNVVSALKSGGSTIAGLVKTLSER is encoded by the coding sequence ATGACTAAAGAGGAAAAATCAAGAGTTATTGAAGATTTAACTGCACAGTTAGCCGGTACAAACGTTGTCTATGTGGCAGATATTTCCGGCCTTGATGCGCAGAATACTTCAGACCTTAGGAGGGCTTGTTTTAAAGCCGGCATTAAGCTTGAGGTGGTTAAGAACACATTGCTTGAGAAAGCTATGGAGTCTCTCGACAATAACTATGGCGAACTGCCATCAATATTGAAAGGAAGCACTTCAATAATGATTGCTGAGAACGGTAACGCTCCTGCAAAAATCATTAAAGAATTCCGTAAAAGATCTGACAGGCCTGTACTAAAAGGCGCTTACATCCATGAGGCTGTATTCATCGGCGACAACCAGCTTGACGCCCTTGTAGCGCTTAAATCTAAAGACGAGGTTATCGGAGAAATCATCGGCCTTCTTCAATCTCCTGCCAAAAATGTTGTTTCTGCTCTTAAATCAGGCGGAAGCACTATTGCAGGACTTGTTAAAACGTTATCTGAAAGGTAA
- the tuf gene encoding elongation factor Tu — MAKETFDRSKPHLNIGTIGHVDHGKTTLTAAITKVLADAGLSEAKSFDQIDNAPEEKERGITINTSHVEYATANRHYAHVDCPGHADYVKNMVTGAAQMDGAILVVAATDGPMPQTREHILLGRQVGVPRMVVFMNKVDMVDDAELLELVEMEIRDLLSFYQYDGDNGPVIQGSALGALNGEPKWVDTVMQLMDAVDTWIELPARDVDKPFLMPVEDVFTITGRGTVATGRIETGVANTGDAVEIIGMGAEKLTSTITGVEMFRKILDRGEAGDNVGLLLRGIDKADIRRGMVIIKPGSVKPHAKFKAEVYILKKEEGGRHTPFHNNYRPQFYVRTTDVTGTISLPAGVEMVMPGDNLTIEVQLLSPIALSVGLRFAIREGGRTVGAGQVTEILD, encoded by the coding sequence ATGGCAAAGGAAACTTTTGATAGGTCGAAGCCGCACCTTAACATAGGTACAATCGGGCACGTTGACCACGGAAAAACAACTTTGACTGCAGCTATCACTAAAGTTTTGGCTGATGCAGGTCTTTCTGAAGCTAAGTCATTCGACCAGATTGACAACGCTCCTGAAGAAAAAGAAAGGGGTATTACTATCAATACTTCTCACGTAGAGTACGCTACTGCTAACCGTCACTACGCTCACGTTGACTGTCCTGGTCACGCTGACTACGTTAAGAACATGGTTACTGGTGCTGCTCAGATGGACGGTGCTATCCTTGTGGTTGCTGCTACAGATGGTCCTATGCCGCAAACTCGTGAGCACATCCTTCTTGGCCGCCAGGTAGGTGTGCCTCGTATGGTTGTATTCATGAACAAAGTTGACATGGTTGATGATGCTGAGCTTCTTGAGCTAGTTGAAATGGAAATCCGTGATCTACTTTCTTTCTACCAATATGATGGTGACAATGGTCCTGTAATCCAGGGTTCTGCTCTTGGTGCACTTAACGGTGAGCCAAAGTGGGTTGACACTGTAATGCAGCTTATGGATGCTGTTGACACTTGGATTGAGCTTCCTGCTCGTGACGTTGATAAGCCATTCCTTATGCCGGTTGAAGACGTATTCACTATCACAGGCCGTGGTACTGTTGCAACAGGCCGTATCGAAACTGGTGTTGCTAACACAGGTGACGCAGTTGAAATCATCGGTATGGGTGCTGAAAAACTTACTTCTACAATCACAGGTGTTGAGATGTTCCGTAAAATCCTTGACAGGGGTGAAGCTGGTGACAACGTAGGTCTTCTTCTACGTGGTATCGATAAAGCTGACATCCGTCGTGGTATGGTTATCATCAAGCCAGGATCTGTTAAGCCACACGCTAAATTCAAAGCTGAGGTTTATATCCTTAAGAAAGAAGAAGGTGGACGTCACACTCCATTCCACAACAACTACCGTCCTCAGTTCTACGTTCGTACAACTGACGTAACAGGAACTATCTCTCTTCCTGCAGGTGTTGAAATGGTAATGCCGGGTGACAACCTTACAATCGAAGTACAACTACTTAGCCCAATCGCTCTTAGCGTAGGTCTACGTTTCGCTATCCGTGAGGGTGGTCGTACAGTAGGTGCAGGCCAGGTAACTGAAATCCTTGACTAA
- the rpsU gene encoding 30S ribosomal protein S21, with the protein MLIIPIKDGENIDRALKRYKRKFDKTGVVRQLRARQAFIKPSVSRRAEIQKAAYIQGLRDSLES; encoded by the coding sequence ATGTTGATTATACCAATTAAAGACGGCGAAAACATTGATAGGGCATTAAAGCGCTACAAGAGGAAATTCGATAAAACCGGAGTTGTGCGTCAGCTTAGGGCGCGTCAGGCGTTTATTAAGCCATCTGTTAGCAGAAGGGCTGAAATCCAGAAAGCAGCTTACATCCAGGGATTACGCGATTCACTAGAGAGCTAG
- a CDS encoding PspC domain-containing protein — MSLVTNIRHFFERNGFHVSSRLADRLGMRATNVRLFFIYITFVTVGLWFGVYLTLAFWLKLKDMIYTKRSSVFDL, encoded by the coding sequence ATGTCATTAGTAACAAATATTCGCCATTTTTTTGAACGCAACGGTTTTCACGTATCATCGCGGTTGGCCGACAGGCTGGGTATGCGCGCTACCAACGTGCGGCTGTTTTTCATATACATCACTTTTGTAACAGTAGGCTTGTGGTTTGGCGTTTACCTTACACTTGCCTTTTGGCTTAAGCTAAAAGACATGATTTATACAAAACGCAGTTCGGTTTTCGATTTGTAG
- the rplK gene encoding 50S ribosomal protein L11 has translation MAKEISKVVKLQVKGGAANPSPPVGPALGAAGVNIMEFCKQFNARTQDKPGKVLPVQITVYKDKSFDFVVKTPPAAIQLMEAAKLKGGSGEPNRKKVASVSWDQIRTIAEDKMADLNAFTIESAMKMIAGTARSMGITVSGAAPF, from the coding sequence ATGGCTAAAGAAATTAGTAAAGTAGTTAAACTACAAGTTAAGGGAGGTGCTGCGAATCCGTCGCCACCGGTTGGACCTGCTTTGGGAGCTGCTGGGGTTAACATTATGGAGTTCTGTAAGCAATTTAATGCAAGGACCCAGGATAAGCCCGGCAAAGTTTTACCTGTACAGATTACAGTGTACAAAGACAAATCTTTCGATTTTGTTGTTAAAACGCCACCTGCTGCTATCCAGTTGATGGAAGCTGCGAAGCTCAAAGGAGGTTCGGGAGAACCAAACCGTAAAAAGGTTGCAAGCGTAAGCTGGGACCAGATCAGGACTATTGCTGAAGACAAAATGGCTGACCTTAATGCATTCACAATTGAGAGTGCTATGAAGATGATTGCCGGTACAGCAAGGTCTATGGGTATAACAGTATCAGGAGCTGCTCCTTTTTAA
- a CDS encoding acyl-CoA dehydrogenase family protein, whose protein sequence is MNFDYNETQTMIAQSIRDFAEQHIRPNIMEWDEKQIFPVDLFKKLGEMGFMGVLVPEELGGSGLGYHEYITIVEEISKVDPSIGLSVAAHNSLCTNHILTFGNEEQKKRWIPKLATAEHIGAWGLTEHNTGSDAGGMNTTAVRDGDHWIVNGAKNFITHAKSGDIAVVIVRTGEKGDSKGMTAFVFEKGMPGFTSGKKEDKLGMRASETAELIFDNCRVPDANRLGEVGEGFIQAMKILDGGRISIGALSLGIAKGAYEAALKYSKERYQFGQPISNFQGIAFKLADMATEIEASELLLHKAAYLKNNGRKMTVAGAMSKMYSSEVCVRVSNEAVQIHGGYGYTKDYPVEKFYRDSKLCTIGEGTTEIQKLVISRNLVKE, encoded by the coding sequence ATGAATTTCGATTATAACGAAACACAAACTATGATTGCCCAGTCTATAAGGGATTTTGCAGAACAGCATATACGCCCGAATATTATGGAGTGGGATGAGAAGCAGATTTTTCCTGTAGACCTTTTCAAAAAGCTTGGCGAAATGGGCTTTATGGGTGTACTTGTCCCGGAAGAGCTTGGCGGTTCGGGCCTTGGTTATCATGAATATATCACTATAGTTGAAGAGATATCTAAAGTTGACCCTTCAATCGGCCTTTCAGTAGCGGCGCATAATTCACTGTGTACAAATCATATTTTGACATTCGGTAACGAAGAGCAAAAGAAACGATGGATACCAAAGCTGGCAACTGCCGAGCATATTGGTGCATGGGGCCTTACGGAACATAATACAGGGTCTGACGCGGGCGGTATGAATACCACTGCTGTACGTGATGGTGACCACTGGATTGTAAATGGCGCAAAGAACTTTATCACTCACGCTAAATCAGGTGATATCGCCGTAGTGATTGTACGTACCGGTGAAAAAGGCGACTCTAAAGGTATGACAGCTTTTGTGTTTGAAAAAGGTATGCCGGGCTTTACAAGCGGTAAAAAGGAAGATAAGCTGGGCATGCGTGCCAGTGAAACTGCTGAACTTATATTTGATAACTGCCGTGTGCCGGATGCCAATCGTTTGGGCGAAGTAGGAGAGGGCTTTATACAGGCGATGAAAATTCTTGACGGCGGAAGGATATCTATCGGTGCATTGTCATTGGGTATCGCCAAAGGCGCTTATGAGGCAGCCTTGAAGTATTCTAAAGAACGCTACCAGTTTGGGCAGCCAATAAGCAACTTCCAGGGCATTGCTTTCAAGTTAGCAGATATGGCTACTGAAATCGAGGCGTCTGAATTGTTGCTTCACAAAGCTGCTTATTTAAAGAACAATGGCAGGAAGATGACAGTGGCGGGCGCAATGAGTAAAATGTATTCGTCTGAAGTATGTGTGCGTGTTTCAAACGAAGCTGTACAGATACATGGCGGATATGGCTACACAAAAGACTACCCTGTTGAGAAATTTTACCGCGACTCTAAGCTATGTACTATAGGCGAAGGAACAACTGAAATACAAAAGCTTGTGATATCGCGTAACCTTGTAAAAGAATAA
- a CDS encoding DUF2851 family protein: MKEDFLHHVWQYKKFNPVGLKTVQGEEVTIISSGQYLQQAGPDFFNAQIVIDGQRWAGNVEIHIKSSDWYLHHHESDSNYDSVILHVVWEHDVDVYHRGNSAIPVLELKDYVSAETLGAYQLLSSSKTWINCENRLEDIDSFIFSSWKERLFFERLERKSFPIAQLASATNNDWEAVLFCFLAKNFGLNTNGSIFLAIAQSLPFSVIRKESFDVYNLEALLFGRAGLLDDNKEDIYFKDLKDRWEYLKHKHRLTDVHIDPVQFFKHRPDNFPTIRLAQLAQLYHKNQNLFSQLIDKRISVVELYNIFAVAVSEYWQTHYQFDRESPKKQKALARQFIDLIIINTIVPFRFAYAKATGKESGEALIELLEKIAPESNSIIEKFGKHKIAALSAYDTQALLQLKNEYCEHKRCLQCAVGTELMKG, from the coding sequence ATGAAAGAAGACTTTCTGCACCATGTTTGGCAATACAAGAAATTCAACCCTGTTGGGTTAAAGACGGTGCAGGGTGAAGAAGTTACTATCATCAGCAGCGGGCAGTACCTGCAGCAGGCAGGGCCTGATTTCTTCAATGCCCAGATTGTAATTGATGGTCAACGATGGGCCGGAAATGTGGAGATTCATATCAAGTCATCTGACTGGTACCTGCATCATCACGAATCTGACAGTAATTATGATAGTGTGATACTACATGTAGTTTGGGAACATGATGTTGATGTATACCATCGGGGCAATTCGGCTATACCGGTTTTAGAACTTAAAGATTACGTAAGTGCCGAAACTTTGGGAGCATATCAATTATTGTCTTCATCCAAAACATGGATCAATTGTGAAAACCGCCTTGAGGATATCGACAGTTTTATCTTCAGTAGCTGGAAAGAGCGACTCTTTTTTGAACGCCTCGAGAGAAAATCGTTTCCAATAGCACAACTGGCATCTGCAACAAACAATGACTGGGAAGCTGTGCTGTTTTGCTTTTTAGCAAAAAATTTCGGGCTTAATACAAACGGCAGCATCTTTTTAGCAATAGCCCAATCGCTGCCATTTTCTGTCATCAGAAAAGAAAGTTTCGATGTTTATAATCTTGAAGCTTTGTTATTCGGCAGGGCAGGTTTGCTGGATGACAATAAGGAAGATATCTATTTTAAAGATTTAAAAGACAGATGGGAATATCTTAAGCACAAGCACCGTCTTACGGATGTACATATTGACCCTGTGCAGTTTTTTAAACATCGCCCTGATAATTTTCCGACCATACGGCTTGCACAACTGGCGCAGCTGTACCACAAAAATCAGAACCTGTTTTCACAGCTGATTGATAAACGGATTTCTGTTGTTGAGCTATACAATATCTTCGCAGTGGCAGTTTCAGAGTATTGGCAAACGCATTACCAGTTTGACCGTGAGAGCCCAAAAAAGCAAAAAGCCCTCGCAAGACAATTTATTGACCTTATTATCATCAACACAATAGTACCGTTCCGTTTTGCATATGCTAAGGCTACAGGCAAAGAATCAGGCGAAGCACTGATTGAACTTCTGGAGAAGATTGCACCGGAAAGCAATTCCATCATCGAAAAATTTGGAAAGCATAAAATTGCAGCTTTGTCAGCATATGATACACAGGCTTTGCTCCAGCTTAAAAACGAATACTGCGAACACAAACGCTGCCTGCAATGTGCAGTAGGCACAGAGTTGATGAAAGGATAA
- a CDS encoding helix-hairpin-helix domain-containing protein encodes MKQQTKFFYPFTRGQRTGVLALILLIILIQAAYYFFSSNDIATNEQKSQQEKEWLALQPKIDSLKALAGEKRDTIYPFNPNFISDYKGYTLGLSLTEIKRLHDFRKTGKYVNSAQDFQNVTKVNDVQLAKISPYFKFPDWVNKQKSESKTQYKDFDRHDKFDKNAGISGKSNKKSIVKADINTALEEDLDKVFGIGPAFAKRYFVKGHNLALSLAWSR; translated from the coding sequence ATGAAGCAGCAGACAAAATTTTTTTACCCTTTCACTCGCGGGCAGCGTACAGGTGTGCTTGCCTTGATACTGCTGATAATTCTTATTCAGGCTGCCTACTATTTCTTTTCATCGAATGATATAGCAACCAATGAGCAAAAGAGCCAGCAGGAAAAAGAATGGCTTGCGCTACAGCCGAAGATAGATTCTCTTAAAGCGCTGGCTGGGGAAAAACGCGATACAATCTATCCCTTCAATCCCAACTTCATTTCAGACTACAAAGGTTACACTTTAGGGCTTTCCTTAACGGAGATTAAGCGCCTTCATGATTTCCGTAAGACAGGTAAGTACGTAAATTCTGCTCAGGATTTCCAAAATGTTACTAAAGTTAATGATGTACAGCTGGCTAAAATCTCTCCTTATTTTAAGTTCCCGGATTGGGTGAATAAACAGAAATCAGAATCTAAAACTCAATATAAAGATTTTGACAGGCATGATAAATTTGACAAAAATGCAGGAATTTCTGGTAAATCAAATAAGAAAAGCATAGTCAAGGCAGACATCAATACCGCGCTGGAAGAAGACCTTGACAAAGTATTCGGTATAGGCCCTGCATTTGCAAAAAGATACTTCGTAAAAGGGCACAACTTGGCGCTTTCGTTAGCATGGAGCAGATAG